In Bacteroidota bacterium, one DNA window encodes the following:
- a CDS encoding class I SAM-dependent methyltransferase, whose amino-acid sequence MYSTKQPNEVSWTQEIPKTSLDFFHSFNLPKSANIIDIGGGDSNLVDYLLNEGYENISVLDISETAINRAKQRLGEKAIKVNWIVSDVTEFKPSSSYDCWHDRATFHFLTSSDDMNVYLETARQAVNGYMVIGTFSDKGPKKCSMLDVHQYTEEELQHQLSDGFTKLKCLTEDHKTPFNTIQNFLFCSFKRLIN is encoded by the coding sequence GTGTATTCAACCAAGCAACCAAATGAAGTTAGTTGGACACAAGAAATCCCTAAAACGTCATTAGATTTTTTTCATAGCTTTAATTTGCCGAAGTCTGCAAATATAATTGATATAGGAGGAGGTGATAGTAATCTTGTTGACTATCTACTCAATGAAGGCTATGAAAATATTTCTGTTCTCGATATTTCGGAAACGGCAATTAATAGGGCGAAGCAACGGCTTGGAGAAAAAGCTATAAAAGTAAATTGGATTGTGAGTGATGTAACAGAGTTCAAACCTTCATCGAGTTATGATTGTTGGCACGACAGGGCAACTTTCCATTTCCTTACAAGTTCAGATGATATGAATGTTTATCTCGAAACTGCACGACAAGCTGTAAATGGATATATGGTTATAGGAACTTTTTCAGATAAGGGGCCGAAAAAATGCAGTATGCTTGATGTACACCAATATACTGAAGAAGAACTTCAACATCAGTTAAGTGATGGTTTTACTAAACTGAAATGTTTGACCGAAGATCACAAGACACCGTTCAACACCATTCAGAATTTTTTGTTTTGTAGTTTTAAACGGCTTATAAATTGA
- a CDS encoding cation-translocating P-type ATPase, translated as MKIPINDKKFLFLLFAVIVVVTLEILSLTGIEVPPLYAPYVFAVLIIGFGYSVLWNGLKALVKLKFSSINLLMLIAVVGAFYLKEYPEAAVVIVLYVLGERLEDIGIENSKNALDELVSKSPKIATLKEGGEIQIDQIAIGSIVQVKPGGMIPLDGKIVSGNTTVDEAAITGEPIPKDKHEGDFVFAGTLNKNGFIEIETTKLSTDTTFSKIIKLTFEAQATKSDTQKFIQKFSKYYTPSIIILAVLVFCIPVFILDQPLEKWLQQAITLLVIACPCALVISTPVAIYAAIGNASSKGIIIKGGKYLEAMAKIKAICLDKTRTITFGKPIVSDVIPMNGTDKEELLACASGAEVFSEHPLAEAIIDAAKKEGLTPHQVENFKSVAGKGAIAECLVCEDETIFIGKLSFIEEHQPVTEEAEKIVEKLSSEGKTSVVVSFGNGVAGIIGLMDEIKPDSKEAISQLQNMGVNVIMLTGDSDKAAKHTSAIVGINESYGGLLPENKSEKIKALLTKYKNVAMVGDGINDAPALAQSTVGIAMGAAGSDTAIETANIALMNDRLSLIPFLIQLSKRTLRTIKINTTGAIAVKVIFIILAFMGYSNLVFAIAADVGVTLIVILISLNLMTLGKSVFNQATK; from the coding sequence ATGAAGATACCAATAAACGATAAAAAATTTCTCTTTCTTCTTTTTGCGGTAATAGTAGTTGTAACACTTGAAATTCTTTCTCTCACTGGAATAGAAGTGCCTCCTCTATACGCTCCGTATGTATTTGCAGTATTAATTATAGGATTTGGCTACAGCGTCCTTTGGAACGGATTAAAAGCGCTTGTGAAGCTTAAATTTAGTAGTATTAATTTATTGATGCTTATAGCAGTTGTAGGTGCATTTTATCTGAAGGAATATCCAGAGGCAGCAGTTGTAATTGTCCTTTATGTTCTGGGTGAAAGATTAGAGGATATAGGAATCGAGAACAGTAAGAATGCACTGGATGAATTGGTTTCTAAATCACCTAAAATAGCTACATTAAAGGAAGGTGGTGAAATACAGATTGATCAAATCGCCATAGGTTCAATTGTTCAAGTTAAACCGGGCGGAATGATTCCATTGGATGGAAAGATTGTGTCAGGAAATACAACAGTTGATGAAGCTGCAATAACAGGCGAACCAATTCCTAAAGACAAGCATGAAGGGGACTTTGTTTTTGCTGGAACTCTCAATAAGAACGGTTTCATCGAAATTGAAACTACTAAATTGTCAACAGACACTACCTTTTCAAAGATCATTAAATTGACATTTGAAGCTCAAGCAACAAAATCAGATACACAGAAGTTCATTCAAAAATTCTCGAAGTATTATACACCTTCCATTATTATTTTGGCAGTTCTTGTTTTTTGCATACCTGTTTTCATTTTAGATCAACCTTTAGAAAAATGGTTACAGCAAGCAATTACATTGTTGGTGATAGCTTGTCCTTGTGCTTTAGTAATTTCTACTCCTGTCGCTATTTATGCTGCAATAGGAAATGCTTCTTCAAAGGGAATTATAATTAAAGGTGGTAAGTATCTTGAAGCAATGGCAAAGATTAAAGCTATTTGTCTTGACAAGACCCGAACTATTACCTTTGGGAAGCCAATCGTTTCAGATGTTATTCCAATGAATGGAACTGATAAAGAAGAATTACTTGCCTGTGCTTCGGGTGCAGAGGTTTTTTCTGAACATCCTTTAGCGGAAGCGATTATTGATGCGGCAAAAAAAGAAGGATTAACTCCGCATCAAGTTGAGAATTTCAAAAGTGTTGCGGGTAAAGGTGCAATTGCGGAGTGTCTTGTTTGCGAAGATGAAACCATTTTCATTGGTAAATTAAGTTTTATAGAAGAGCATCAACCTGTGACTGAGGAAGCAGAAAAAATAGTAGAAAAACTTTCTTCAGAAGGGAAAACAAGTGTAGTTGTAAGTTTTGGTAATGGTGTTGCAGGAATCATTGGTTTAATGGATGAAATTAAACCGGACAGTAAAGAAGCAATAAGTCAGCTTCAAAATATGGGAGTAAATGTAATTATGTTGACAGGAGATAGTGATAAAGCTGCTAAACACACATCTGCAATTGTAGGAATAAATGAAAGCTATGGTGGGTTATTGCCGGAAAATAAATCAGAAAAAATAAAAGCTCTTCTAACAAAGTATAAAAATGTTGCAATGGTAGGTGACGGTATTAATGATGCTCCCGCACTTGCACAATCGACTGTTGGGATTGCAATGGGGGCAGCAGGAAGTGATACAGCTATTGAAACTGCTAATATTGCATTAATGAATGATAGGCTTTCCCTTATCCCTTTTCTAATTCAACTTTCGAAAAGAACACTCAGAACAATCAAGATCAATACTACAGGAGCAATTGCCGTAAAAGTGATATTTATTATTCTCGCTTTTATGGGTTATAGCAATTTGGTTTTTGCGATTGCTGCTGATGTTGGTGTAACCTTAATAGTAATATTGATAAGTTTAAATCTAATGACATTGGGAAAAAGTGTATTCAACCAAGCAACCAAATGA
- a CDS encoding isoprenylcysteine carboxylmethyltransferase family protein: protein MGLVIIHASLIWIGIAQKQMKENWRIGIDEINSTDLVTSGVFKISRNPVFLGMILTASGLFLILPNALSLTTLVLTYFIIQIQIRLEEAHLKVQHGEKYSMYMLQTHRLI, encoded by the coding sequence GTGGGCTTAGTTATCATCCACGCTTCTTTGATTTGGATAGGTATAGCACAAAAACAAATGAAAGAAAACTGGCGAATTGGAATTGATGAAATTAACAGTACGGATCTTGTTACTAGTGGCGTGTTCAAAATAAGCCGCAATCCTGTATTTTTAGGAATGATCCTGACGGCTTCCGGTTTGTTTTTGATTTTACCTAATGCATTAAGTTTAACAACCCTCGTCCTAACATATTTTATTATACAGATTCAGATAAGATTGGAGGAAGCTCACTTGAAAGTCCAACATGGTGAAAAGTATTCTATGTATATGCTCCAAACTCACAGGTTAATTTAA
- a CDS encoding efflux RND transporter periplasmic adaptor subunit, with the protein MKNIITIAAIALTFFASCKDNHNHKEEETEHHESEEFSNSVSLSPEQIKSIKIELGNIEKKQLTASLKANGILKVPNQNRATATASLGGVIKSILVQTGNEVREGQVIATISNNSFIIMQEEFINVSAKSVFAEQELARQKDLQQGNAGALKNLQSAESELKSLKARKSSLRKQLELIGFNTENITSDNIQSVANIKSPINGAISNVLVNIGSYVEANNPIAEIVDNDQLHLDLYVYEKDLAKLKVAQTIHFTLTNNPGKEYDADVFAISNTFEQSTKAIAVHATVKGNRQGLIDGMSITALVSLENATVDAIPTNAIVSSEGQDFIFIVTEKEAEEKHSTAEKVRRHMIMSIMKNYLKALLHLKE; encoded by the coding sequence ATGAAAAACATAATCACCATAGCAGCTATTGCACTGACATTTTTTGCTTCCTGTAAAGATAATCATAATCACAAGGAAGAAGAAACCGAGCATCATGAATCAGAGGAGTTTTCAAATTCGGTTTCGCTTTCACCGGAACAAATAAAATCAATCAAAATAGAATTAGGAAATATTGAGAAAAAGCAGTTAACGGCTTCATTAAAGGCCAATGGTATTCTCAAAGTACCCAATCAAAATAGAGCTACTGCAACTGCTTCATTGGGCGGAGTAATTAAATCGATTCTAGTTCAAACCGGAAATGAAGTTAGAGAGGGACAAGTGATAGCAACGATTTCAAACAATTCATTTATAATAATGCAAGAAGAATTCATAAATGTTTCTGCAAAATCCGTATTTGCAGAACAGGAACTTGCAAGGCAAAAAGATTTACAGCAGGGAAATGCAGGCGCTTTGAAAAATCTGCAAAGTGCCGAATCAGAATTAAAGTCCTTAAAAGCGAGAAAATCAAGTTTAAGAAAACAGTTGGAATTAATTGGTTTTAATACAGAGAATATTACATCTGACAACATTCAATCTGTTGCAAATATAAAAAGTCCAATCAATGGTGCGATAAGTAATGTACTTGTTAACATAGGAAGTTATGTAGAAGCTAATAATCCTATTGCTGAAATAGTAGATAATGATCAACTGCATTTGGATTTATATGTATATGAAAAGGATTTGGCAAAATTAAAAGTAGCTCAAACTATTCACTTTACGTTAACCAACAATCCCGGTAAGGAGTATGATGCAGACGTCTTTGCAATCAGCAATACATTTGAACAAAGTACTAAAGCAATAGCAGTACATGCTACCGTAAAAGGTAATCGGCAAGGTCTGATTGACGGAATGAGTATTACAGCTTTAGTTAGTTTAGAGAATGCCACTGTTGATGCAATACCAACAAACGCTATTGTAAGCAGTGAAGGACAAGACTTTATATTTATTGTAACTGAAAAGGAAGCAGAAGAAAAGCATTCAACCGCAGAAAAAGTGAGGAGGCACATGATCATGAGCATCATGAAGAATTACCTGAAGGCTCTCTTACATTTGAAAGAATAG